The Halanaerobium praevalens DSM 2228 genome contains a region encoding:
- a CDS encoding CoA-binding protein: MNLKEKTMQLKNWAVVGATNKKNKFGYLIPLRLKENDYQVYPVNPKLEEVAGLKCYSSLNSIKSKIDVVDLVVNPEIGIKVMEEIKQLDIKYVWLQPGARSDQIKEYAKKHQIEIIESCIYASLS, from the coding sequence ATGAATTTAAAAGAAAAAACTATGCAGTTGAAAAATTGGGCTGTTGTTGGTGCCACAAATAAAAAAAATAAATTTGGTTATTTAATACCTTTAAGACTCAAAGAAAATGATTATCAAGTTTATCCTGTTAATCCCAAATTAGAAGAAGTTGCTGGACTTAAATGCTATTCTAGTTTAAACTCCATTAAAAGCAAAATTGATGTTGTTGATTTAGTAGTTAATCCTGAAATTGGAATTAAAGTTATGGAAGAAATAAAGCAGCTAGATATTAAATATGTCTGGCTCCAGCCAGGGGCTAGAAGTGATCAAATAAAAGAATATGCTAAAAAACATCAGATTGAGATAATAGAATCCTGTATTTATGCCAGCCTTAGTTAA